The Quadrisphaera setariae nucleotide sequence CCGGGCCGTCGACCGGGCCGCCGCAGCGCGTGGCGCCGTCCCGGCGTCGTGGCGCTCGGCGTCGCCGTCGTCGTCGCCGGTGCGGGCACGGCCGCGGCGTCGGACTGGCTGCGGATCTTCCAGGTGCAGCAGGTGGCGCCGGTGAGCATCAGCTCCGCCGACCTCGCCGGCCTCGGGCAGCTGCCCGACCCGAGCGCCTTCGGCGACGCGGTGGCCACGGAGCCCGTCGAGGTGCGCGAGGTCGCTGACGCGGCCGCAGCGGCGCAGGCCACGGGCCTGCAGGTGCCGCGGGTGGCCGAGCTGCCCCGCGGCGTCAGCGGTCAGCCCAGCTACCAGGTGGGTGACGCCGGCCAGGTGAGCTTCACGTTCTCCGCCGCGAAGGCCGCAGCGTCGGCCCAGCAGGCCGGGGGCCAGCTGCCGCCGGTGCCCGCGGGCCTGGACGGCAGCGTCGTGAGGCTCACCGCGGGGCCCGGCGTCGCGGCCACCTGGTCGTCCTCGGCCGGGGCCCCCGCGCTGGTGGTGGGCCGGGCCGTGGCCCCCACCGCCGAGTCGACGGGGGTGCCGTTCACGCAGGTGCGCGACTACCTGCTCTCCCTGCCGGGGATCCCCGCCGACCTCGCCTCCCAGCTCGCGACCTTCACCGGAGACGGGTCCACGCTGCCGCTGCCCGTCCCCGCCGACCGGGCGACCACGTCCACCGCGGACGTCGACGGCGCCCAGGCGACCGTGGTCCGCACGAACGACGGCACGATGGCCGCCGTGGTCTGGGTGAGCGACGGCGTGGTGACGGCCGTGGCGGGCACCTCGAGCACCGACGAGCTGCTCGACGTCGCCCGGGGCCTGAGCTGATGAGGGGACTGAGCTGATGAGGGGACTGCGCTGAGCGTCGCGCCGGCCGTGGGCACCGCGGGCGGGTCCCTGCCGGACTCGCCCGCGGTGTGGTGCTCCCACCTGCGCAAGCGGTTCCGGCGCCACCAGGCCGTGCACGACGTCTCCCTGCAGGTGGGGCGCGGTGAGGTGGTCGGGCTGCTGGGGCCCAACGGCGCCGGCAAGACCACCGTCATCAAGATGCTGCTCGGCCTGGTCACTCCCGACGACGGCGAGGTGCTGCTGCTGGGCCGCCCCGCCGGCGACCCGGCAGCCCGCGCCGGCGTCGGCTACCTGCCCGAGCTGTTCCGCTACCAGCCGTGGCTGTCCGCCGCCGAGGTGCTCGCGCTGCACGTGCGCCTGTCCGGCGCCGACGTCAGCGCCGCCGAGCAGCGCGACCGGCTCGACCTCGTGGGCCTCGGCGCCCGCGCCGCGGACCGGGTCGGCGGGTTCTCCAAGGGCATGCAGCAGCGCCTCGGCCTGGCCGTGGCCCTGGTGGCGCGCCCGCGCTTCGTCGTCCTCGACGAGCCCACCAGCGCCCTCGACCCGCTGGGCCGCGCGGACGTCCGCGACGTGGTGCTGGGCCTGCGCGAGCAGGGGGTGGCGGTGATGCTCAACTCCCACCTCATCGGCGAGGTGGAGCGCGTCTGCGACCGGGTGGTCATCCTCGACCGCGGCCGCGTGGCGGCGGCCGGGTCGATGACCGAGCTGCTCGGCCAGCAGCAGGTGCGCCTGCGGCTCACCGGGCTCACCCCCGCCGCCGAGCAGCGGCTCGCGCGGGCCGGCGCCGTGCACCGCGGGGGAGACGGCCCCGACGTCCTCACGCTCTCGGTGCGCGACGACCGGCCCGGGCAGGACGACGGCGAGCGCGTCGGGCGCGTGGTCCCCGAGCTGGTGCGCGACCTGGCGGCGCTCGGCGTGGACGTGCACGCCGTCGAGCCGGTGCGCGTCAGCCTGGAGGACCGGCTGCTCGGCATCCTGCGCGGTGCCGCTGACGAGCGGGCGGCTGCCGAGCGCGCGGCCGGCGAGGGGGTGGCGCGGTGAGCCACCAGCTGCGCGTCGTGGTGGTCGTGGCGCTGCTGACCCTGCGCGAGGCGTCCCGGCGGCGCGTGGTGCTGGCCCTCGCCGCGCTCACCGCGCTGCTGCTGGCGCTGTCGGGCTGGGGCTTCTGGCGCCTCGCGCAGGAGCTCACCAGCGGCGAGGCGCTCGTGGCGTCCTCGCAGGTGCTCAACCTCGTGATGTTCGGGCTCTCGCTCATCGCGGCCCTGGGCACGGCGTTCCTGTCCGGGCCGACGCTGGCGGGCGAGACCGAGTCGGGCGCGGCCCTGTCGGTGCTGGCCCGGCCGGTGCGGCGCTGGGCGTTCCTCGCCGGCAAGTGGCTGGGCCTGGTGGTGTTCGGCGGTGCGTACGTGGTGCTCGCGGGGCTGGCGCTGTGCCTGGTGGTGCTCGCCACCGTCGGGTACTGGCCGCCCGACCCGGTCGCCGGGCTGGCGCTGCTGGCCGGGCAGACCGCCGTGCTGCTGACGCTGTCGGTGCTGCTGGCCACCGTCGTCTCGCCGATGGCCTCCGGCGTGGTGTCGGTGGGCCTGTTCGGTGCGGCGTGGATCGCCGGCGTGGTCGGCGGGGTCGGGTCGGCGCTCGGCAACGAGGGCGTGGCGCGCGTCGGCACCGTCTCGCGCGTGGTGCTGCCCACCGACGGGCTGTGGCGCGGCGCGATGCACGCCTTCCAGGACCCCTCGGCCCTGCTGGCGATGGGCCAGGGCGCCGAGGCGTTCCCGTTCCTGTCCGTCAGCTCCCCGACGCCCGCCTACCTGGTGTGGGCGGTGCTGTGGACGGCGATGGTCTTCGGGCTGGCGGCCGTGGTCTTCGCCCGCAAGGACCTCTGAGCAGCACCGCGGCGCTGCCGGTGCGGCCGTCGTCGCCGGAGTCCGCTCCTGCCGGGCCGTCCTCCCGCGGCGGGAGGTGGGCCACCCCGGCGCTCACCCGCTCGCCGCGCAGCCGCGCCACGCGGTGCAGGGCCTCGAAGCGCTGCTCGATGCCCCGCCGGTCGAGCAGGCCCGTCAGCAGGTCGGTGACAGCGGCCTCGGCCGGGGCGCGCACGCCGGCGCGGCGGGACCGCTCGAGCCGGACGATGACCGCGCTGGTCGCAGCCGTCGCCGCCACCACGGTGACGGTGTCGGCGACGTACCGCGCGGTGTCGGCGGCGGTGTCCGCGGCGCGCACCAGCACCGCCTGTCCCACCAGCGCGGGCAGCAGCACGAAGGGCACGTGGCGCGGTCTGGTCAGCAGGGCGGACGCCGCGCACAGGGCGATCATCCCGACCCCCGCGGCCAGGAGGTTCCCCGGGCGCGGTGGTGACAGCCCCGACAGCCCCAGGACGACGACGTCGAGCGCCAGTGCCACCGCGAGCAGCCCGCTGGGCACGCCGCCGTCGTGGTGCCGGAGGTGCCGCCGGCGCAGCCCGCGCAGCGCGAGCAGTGCCAGCGCCGTCCACAGGACGGCGCTGGCCAGCACCGACCCCAGCGACGCCCACGCGGGGTGCGCGGCGGCCACCGCCAGGCCCGGCAGGTGCAGCACGGCGACGGTCGCGAAGACGGCGAGCTCGGTGCGCGCGGGGCGCAGCGCGCCCTCCTCGCTACCCCTCCCACCGGCAGGGGCGCCGCCCGCCTTGCACCCGCCCCCGCGGCTGGGCCCCGGCCCACGGGTGGCTCACGGGTGCGAGGGACCGGCGCCGGCGCGCTGCCAGGACCCCTGGGAGACCAGCGCCACCAGCACGGCGAGGCCCAGCGCCCCGGCGGCGCTGCCGAACGCGGCGGCCACGCCGGCCGCCTCGATGACCGCCCCGCCGGCGGCCGTGCCCAGCGCCCCGCCGGTGGTCACCGCGGTCGACAGCCACGCCTGAGCCTCGGTGGTGCGGCCCAGTGGTGCCTGGGCGTCGACCAGGGCCTGCTGGATGATGAGGCTCGGGGCGATCACCAGCCCCACCACGAAGAGCACCGCCAGCAGCAGCGGCGTCGATGGCCCGCCGGGGGCGGCCAGCACGAGGGACACCACCCCCAGACCCGCCCCGAAGACGCCCAGGGTCAGCGGCAGCAGCCGCGCACCCGTGTGGTGCCCGGCCACGGCCCCGTAGGTGAGCCCGCCCAGGGTGCTGCCCCCGGCGATCGCCGCGAAGAGCAGACCCAGCGCGGCGTCGTCGCCCAGCACCGTGCGGGCGGTGGCGGCCAGGGACGTGTCGGTCGCGCCGAAGGCCAGCGCCATGGCGAGACCCGTCGCCAGCACGGCCAGGAGGGGCGCGGAGGTCAGGAGCGCGGTGGGACCGGGTCCTGCGGGGGCCGACGCGTCCTGGGCCGACGCGTCCTGGGCCGGGGCGGTGGCCGTGGGTGCGGTCGCTGAGGGGGCCGGCTCGGCGGTCGCGGCGTCCGCTGTGCTCGTCGTGGTGCTGGCGCCGGCCGTGGCGGTGCGCTCGCGAGGCCCCAGCCGCGCCGGCCCGGTGGCGGCGTACGCCAGCCCGCCGACCAGCAGCACCGCCGCCGTCACCAGCAGGGGGCCGGTGGTGGGCAGCGCCACCAGCAGCCCGGACAGCAGCAGCGGACCGAGCACGAACAGCGCCTCCACCGCGGCGGCGTCCAGCGCGAACCCCGCCCGGCGGTGGACCGGGTCCCCCAGGAGCACCCGCCACGAGGCGCGCATGGCGGCGCTGAACGGGGGGAACGCCATCCCCGCCCCCAGCGCCACACCGCAGAGCACAGCGGCGTGCGCGCCCGCCTGAGCAGCCAGCGCCAGCACGACGAGCAGCCCGGCGCTCGCGGTGACGGTGGGCGCCAGCACGCGGGCCTGGGCGCGCACGTCCATGGCGCGCCCCCAGACCGGAGCTCCCGCGGCCGTGCCCACGGCGAAGGCCGCAGTCACCGCCCCCGCCGTGGCGTACGAGCCGGAGGTGCGCTCCACGAGGAGCACCATCCCCAGCGGCGCCATGGCGATGGGGAGCCGCGCCAGCACGGAGGCGGCGAACGTCACGAGGGCACCGGGGCGGCGCAGGACCGCGCCGTAGACGGCGACCCCGCGCGCCGGAGACCCGGCGTGCGACGTCACCCCAGCAGGTTACGTCCCGCTCGTTCGCACGCCCGTCCGAGGCCCCGGGGGCGGGCCGCCACCTGGCACTGCGGTGGCGCGGGGGGAGCCCTCAGACGCCCTCGGCCGTGGTGGAGCGGGTCAGGCGCGGCGGGCCGGCGAGCACCTCGCCGAGCCGCGAGGCGCCCTCCGGGGTGCGCCGCCACGCCCGGTAGGCGTCGTCGTGCTCGAGCGACTCCCAGCGCTCGAGCACCACGAGGTGCGCCGGGTCGTCGACGTCCACCAGGACGTCGCAGCCCAGGCAGCCGTCGAAGGCGCGGGTGGCCTCGAGGACCTGGGAGACCACCGCGTGGGCGGACGCCGGGTCGGCGGCGGCCTCGGGGGTCAGGGTGAGCTCGAGCAGGGACGTCACGGTGGAGGGCACGCCCCATCCTGCCCACAGGTCGCCTGCCGCCGCCTGCCACCGGCGAGCGGCGGCAGGCGGGCGGCGCTGTCAGCGGAAGACGACCGTGCGGTGCCCGTCCAGCAGCACCCGGTGCTCGGCGTGCCAGCGGACCGCCCTGGCGAGCACCTGCGCCTCGACGTCCTGCCCGATGGACTGCAGCTCGGCCACGGTCATGCCGTGGTCGACGCGGTGCACGTCCTGCTCGATGATCGGCCCCTCGTCGAGGTCCGGCGTCACGTAGTGCGCCGTCGCACCGATGATCTTCACGCCCCGGACGTGCGCCTGGGCGTACGGGCGCGCGCCCTTGAAGCTGGGCAGGAACGAGTGGTGGATGTTGATGGCCCGTCCGCTCAGCGCCCGGCACAGCTCCGGCGACAGGATCTGCATGTACCGCGCCAGCACCACCAGCTCCACGTCCAGGGAGTCGACCAGGCCCAGCAGCGCCGCCTCGGCGGCCTCCAGCGACCCGGGCTCGCCCGCGGCCACGGACCTGTCCACCGGCAGGTGGTGGAACGGCACCCCGTAGAAGCCCGCCAGCGGCTCGAGGTCGCGGTGGTTGCCGGCCACGGCGACGACGTCGACCGGCAGCTGCCCGGCGCGCGTGCGGAACAGCAGGTCGTTCAGGCAGTGGCCCGCCTTGGAGACCATCACCAGCGTCCTCAGCGGGCGGCCCAGCTCGTCCAGGGTCCACTCCATGCCGAAGCGCTGCGCCACGGGCGCGAACGCCCCCCGCAGCGCCGGCGCGTCGAGGTCCGCGCTGACCTGCACGCGCATGTGGAAGCGGCCGGTGTCCGGGTCGCCGAACTGCTGGCTGTCGGTGATGTTGCCGCCCAGGTGCGCCAGCACCCCGGTGACCGCGTGCACGATGCCCGGGCCGTCGGGGCAGGCGAGCGCGATCACGTAGTGCTTCGTCACGGCTGCTGGCGGGGCTGCTGACGAGGTCGGGACCGGGGGCTGCGGCGAGGCGGACACGACCGACCAGGGTAGCCAGCGCGCCGCGCGCCGGGGCCGCCTAGCGTCGGGGAGTGCCAGAGCCCCTCCGGACGACCCGCGCCTCGCCCCTGCCGGTGCTCGCGCTGGCCGCCGTCGTCCTCGTGGGGCTCAACGTCCGCGGCCCTCTGGCCGCGCTGCCGCCCGTGGCCGCCGAGCTGCGCGCCGACCTCGCCGTCAGCGCCGGCGCCGTCGGGCTGCTCACCACGCTCCCGGTGCTCTGCTTCGGCGCCGCGGCGCCGCTGGGGTCGTGGGTGGTGGCGCGCTGGGGCCTGCGCGCCGCCGTGATGGCCTGCCTGGGCGGGGTGCTCCTCGGCACGCTCGTGCGCTCCGCCGGCGGCTACCCCGCCGCGCTGGCGGGCACCGTGGTGGTGGGCCTGGCCATCACCGTGGGCAACATCGCCCTCCCCGTGCTCATCGCCGAGGACTTCCCCGCGGCGGTGGGCCTGGTCACGGCCCTGTACGCCGCGGCGTTCAACGTGGGCAGCGCGCTGACGACGGCGCTGACGCCCGTGCTGGCCCAGCCGCTCGGCTGGCGCGCCGCCACCGCGGCGTGGTCGGTGCTGGCCGTGGTCGCCGCCGTCGTCGTGGTGGTGGCCCACCGCCGCACGCGCGGCGGCGCGGGCAGCCGCTCCGCCGTCGGCGCCACCGCCCGTGCCACCGGCGGAGGCGGCCCGGAGCCGAGGCACCCCGTCCCCGTGCACCGCCGGGGCAGCACCTGGCTGCTGGTGGCCGCCTTCGGCGGCCAGTCGTTCTCCTACTACGGCACCACCGCGTGGCTGCCCGAGCTGCTGGCCGACAGGCTCGGCGCCGACCCGGGCGCCGCCGGAGCCAGCGCCGCCGTCTTCCAGGTCGGGGCGATCGCCGGGGCGTTCGGGGTGCCTGCGGTGCTGCGCGCCACCGGCCGCCCGCGGGTGGCGCTGTGGCTCGTGTGCGCCGGGTGGGCCACCCTGCCCCTCGGGCTGCTGCTGGCGCCGCAGCTGTGGTGGCTCTGGGCGGCCGTCGCGGGCGCCGCGCAGGGCGGCGGCATCACCGTGGTGCTGGTGGCCGCCGTCGCGCGCGGGCGCGAGGTCCGCGCGGGCCGGACCGGGGGAGCCGCCGAGGTCCGCGCGGCCACCACGCTGGTCCAGGGCGGCGGCTACCTCCTGGGGGCGCTCGGCCCGGTGCTCGTGGGGTCCGCCCACGACGCGACCGGGGGGTGGACGGCGCCGCTGCTCGTGCTGCTCGGGTCGGTGGCCGTGCTCCTGGTGGCGGGGACGGCGGGGGTGCCGCGCCGCGAGCCCGGGAGGGTGTAGGCCGTCGTCGTCCCCCGGGATCTCGGGAGGTGACGACTTGGTCACAGAACGCGTGATCGACCTCCTTCCGAGGTGCCGAGCGGCCGGCTCGCTGCGACGGTCGTGCAGCCGCGCCGGCCGACCGCGCCGTCCGGCACGGGGGAGGGCGCACGTGGCGCTGCTGGAGGCACGGGGCGTGCGCAAGTCCTACGGGCACGTGCAGGTGCTGCACGGGGTCGACTTCGAGGCCGAGGCCGGCCAGGTCACCGCGCTCATCGGTGACAACGGCGCGGGCAAGAGCACGCTGGTCAAGATCCTCTCCGGGGCCGTCGCCCTCGACGCGGGCCAGCTGCGCCTGCGGGGGGAGGCCGTCCGGCTGACCTCGCCCGAGCACGCCAGGACCCTCGGGATCGAGACCGTCTACCAGGACCTCGCCCTGGCCCCCGAGCTCGGGCCGGCCGAGAACGTCTTCGCCGGCCGGGAGCTGCTGCGGCCCGGCCTGCTGGGGCGCCTCGGCGTGCTCGACAAGAAGACCATGCGCGCTCGCGCGCAGGAGGCGTTCACCTCCATGGGCACCGACGTCAAGGACCTCGACGCCGCCGTCGCGGCCCTGTCGGGCGGCCAGCGCCAGTCCGTGGCCATCTGCCGCGCCGTGATGTGGGCGAAGGACCTCGTCTTCCTCGACGAGCCCACGGCGGCGCTCGGCGTGCGCCAGACCGGGAAGGTGCTCGAGCTGGTGCGCCGCGTCGCCGACTCCGGGGTCGGCGTGGTGCTGATCTCCCACAACATGACGGAGGTGCTCGAGGTGGCCGACAGCGTGCAGGTGCTCCGGCTGGGGCGGCGGGTGGCGTCGCTGCCCGCCCGCGGCACCACCGTCGCCGACCTCGTCGGCGCCATGACCGGGGCGCTCGACACCCCCGTCGCCGACGCCCGCGCCGACGAGCGGACCCAGCGGTGAGCGCCACCGAGGCCGGCGCACCGCCGCCTCCTCCTCAGACCCCTGCCCGGCCCGCGGCGCCCGGTCCGACCTCGCTGCCGCCCTGGCGCCGGGCGCTCTCGTCCTCGCCCGCCTACATGTTCGTGGTCCTGCTGGTGCTCGTCGGCGTCTTCTCGCTGCTGGCGCCGGAGACCTTCCCCACGGCCGCCAACGGCCGCAACGTCCTCACCGACGTCGCGGTGCTGCTCGTCATGGCGGTGGGCACCACCTACGTGCTCGTGGCCGGCGGCTTCGACCTGTCCCAGGGGTCGGTGCTGGTCTTCGCCGGCGTCGCCGCCGCGAAGACCATGGAGGCCCTCGGCGGCCAGGGCGCGGGCACCGTGCTCGTCGGGGTGGCCGTCGGCCTGGCCGCCGGCACCGCGTGGGGGCTCGTCAACGGCCTGGTCATCACCAGGCTCGGCGTGCCGGCGCTCATCACCACCCTGGGCTCCACCGGTGCGGCGCTCGGTGCCGCCCAGCTGCTCTCCAACGGCACCGACGTGCGCACCGTCCCCGACGCGCTGATCTCCGTGGCCGTGCAGCGGCCCCTCACCCTCAGCTGGCTGGTGTGGGTGGCCGCCCTCGTCGCGCTCGTCGGCGCCCTGGTGCTCGCCACCACCCGCTACGGGCGCCACACGCAGCTCATCGGCTCCAACGCCGAGTCCGCGCGCCGCGCGGGCATCGCCGTCGACCGGCACACCGCCTCCCTGTACGTGCTCAACGGCGCCCTGGCGGGGCTGGCGGGGCTGATGTCGCTGACGCGCTTCGCCACCACCACCATCAGCGGCCACACCACCGACGGCCTCCAGGTCATCACCGGCGTGGTGCTGGGCGGCACCAGCCTGTTCGGCGGCGTGGGCACGGTCCTGGGCACGGTCATCGGGATGTTCATCCCGGGCGTGCTCAACAACGGCTTCGTCGTGCTCAACGTGCAGGCCTTCTGGCAGCAGGTGGCCGTCGGCGTCGTCCTCGTGGTCGCCGTGTACGTCGACCAGCTCAAGCGCCGTCGCCGCAACGCCGCCTGACGCGCGCACCAGACCCAGCCCCACCCGTGCGGCTCACCCCGCCCAGCAGACCGGAGACCCCCGTGAAGACCCCTCGCGCCACCCGCGCCGCCGCTCTGGCCGCAGCCTCCCTGCTCGCCCTCACCGCCTGCGGCGGCTCCTCCGAC carries:
- a CDS encoding ABC transporter permease, whose protein sequence is MSHQLRVVVVVALLTLREASRRRVVLALAALTALLLALSGWGFWRLAQELTSGEALVASSQVLNLVMFGLSLIAALGTAFLSGPTLAGETESGAALSVLARPVRRWAFLAGKWLGLVVFGGAYVVLAGLALCLVVLATVGYWPPDPVAGLALLAGQTAVLLTLSVLLATVVSPMASGVVSVGLFGAAWIAGVVGGVGSALGNEGVARVGTVSRVVLPTDGLWRGAMHAFQDPSALLAMGQGAEAFPFLSVSSPTPAYLVWAVLWTAMVFGLAAVVFARKDL
- a CDS encoding ABC transporter permease, which gives rise to MSATEAGAPPPPPQTPARPAAPGPTSLPPWRRALSSSPAYMFVVLLVLVGVFSLLAPETFPTAANGRNVLTDVAVLLVMAVGTTYVLVAGGFDLSQGSVLVFAGVAAAKTMEALGGQGAGTVLVGVAVGLAAGTAWGLVNGLVITRLGVPALITTLGSTGAALGAAQLLSNGTDVRTVPDALISVAVQRPLTLSWLVWVAALVALVGALVLATTRYGRHTQLIGSNAESARRAGIAVDRHTASLYVLNGALAGLAGLMSLTRFATTTISGHTTDGLQVITGVVLGGTSLFGGVGTVLGTVIGMFIPGVLNNGFVVLNVQAFWQQVAVGVVLVVAVYVDQLKRRRRNAA
- a CDS encoding MFS transporter; translation: MTSHAGSPARGVAVYGAVLRRPGALVTFAASVLARLPIAMAPLGMVLLVERTSGSYATAGAVTAAFAVGTAAGAPVWGRAMDVRAQARVLAPTVTASAGLLVVLALAAQAGAHAAVLCGVALGAGMAFPPFSAAMRASWRVLLGDPVHRRAGFALDAAAVEALFVLGPLLLSGLLVALPTTGPLLVTAAVLLVGGLAYAATGPARLGPRERTATAGASTTTSTADAATAEPAPSATAPTATAPAQDASAQDASAPAGPGPTALLTSAPLLAVLATGLAMALAFGATDTSLAATARTVLGDDAALGLLFAAIAGGSTLGGLTYGAVAGHHTGARLLPLTLGVFGAGLGVVSLVLAAPGGPSTPLLLAVLFVVGLVIAPSLIIQQALVDAQAPLGRTTEAQAWLSTAVTTGGALGTAAGGAVIEAAGVAAAFGSAAGALGLAVLVALVSQGSWQRAGAGPSHP
- a CDS encoding ATP-binding cassette domain-containing protein, with the translated sequence MALLEARGVRKSYGHVQVLHGVDFEAEAGQVTALIGDNGAGKSTLVKILSGAVALDAGQLRLRGEAVRLTSPEHARTLGIETVYQDLALAPELGPAENVFAGRELLRPGLLGRLGVLDKKTMRARAQEAFTSMGTDVKDLDAAVAALSGGQRQSVAICRAVMWAKDLVFLDEPTAALGVRQTGKVLELVRRVADSGVGVVLISHNMTEVLEVADSVQVLRLGRRVASLPARGTTVADLVGAMTGALDTPVADARADERTQR
- a CDS encoding ABC transporter ATP-binding protein — its product is MGTAGGSLPDSPAVWCSHLRKRFRRHQAVHDVSLQVGRGEVVGLLGPNGAGKTTVIKMLLGLVTPDDGEVLLLGRPAGDPAARAGVGYLPELFRYQPWLSAAEVLALHVRLSGADVSAAEQRDRLDLVGLGARAADRVGGFSKGMQQRLGLAVALVARPRFVVLDEPTSALDPLGRADVRDVVLGLREQGVAVMLNSHLIGEVERVCDRVVILDRGRVAAAGSMTELLGQQQVRLRLTGLTPAAEQRLARAGAVHRGGDGPDVLTLSVRDDRPGQDDGERVGRVVPELVRDLAALGVDVHAVEPVRVSLEDRLLGILRGAADERAAAERAAGEGVAR
- the purU gene encoding formyltetrahydrofolate deformylase codes for the protein MTKHYVIALACPDGPGIVHAVTGVLAHLGGNITDSQQFGDPDTGRFHMRVQVSADLDAPALRGAFAPVAQRFGMEWTLDELGRPLRTLVMVSKAGHCLNDLLFRTRAGQLPVDVVAVAGNHRDLEPLAGFYGVPFHHLPVDRSVAAGEPGSLEAAEAALLGLVDSLDVELVVLARYMQILSPELCRALSGRAINIHHSFLPSFKGARPYAQAHVRGVKIIGATAHYVTPDLDEGPIIEQDVHRVDHGMTVAELQSIGQDVEAQVLARAVRWHAEHRVLLDGHRTVVFR
- a CDS encoding MFS transporter, translated to MPEPLRTTRASPLPVLALAAVVLVGLNVRGPLAALPPVAAELRADLAVSAGAVGLLTTLPVLCFGAAAPLGSWVVARWGLRAAVMACLGGVLLGTLVRSAGGYPAALAGTVVVGLAITVGNIALPVLIAEDFPAAVGLVTALYAAAFNVGSALTTALTPVLAQPLGWRAATAAWSVLAVVAAVVVVVAHRRTRGGAGSRSAVGATARATGGGGPEPRHPVPVHRRGSTWLLVAAFGGQSFSYYGTTAWLPELLADRLGADPGAAGASAAVFQVGAIAGAFGVPAVLRATGRPRVALWLVCAGWATLPLGLLLAPQLWWLWAAVAGAAQGGGITVVLVAAVARGREVRAGRTGGAAEVRAATTLVQGGGYLLGALGPVLVGSAHDATGGWTAPLLVLLGSVAVLLVAGTAGVPRREPGRV
- a CDS encoding putative quinol monooxygenase, which produces MPSTVTSLLELTLTPEAAADPASAHAVVSQVLEATRAFDGCLGCDVLVDVDDPAHLVVLERWESLEHDDAYRAWRRTPEGASRLGEVLAGPPRLTRSTTAEGV